From a single Gimesia fumaroli genomic region:
- the lepB gene encoding signal peptidase I, translating into MVRPYLFETYSLPSNAMAATILGPHHRGVCPECGATSYYAAHDPTKGLLPQLMICDHFHEAKVSDADSETYPDDEILVAKLRKPERWDLAVFQHPYSPSILLTKRLVGLPGEKITIQDGAIYADGKKLTPPTSLQGLKYHTEMEDGPGQPLWGSPERPAQLGDDEFFVLGDFSARSADSRTWKEGAPNRASYAVPESHLKGVVTHIIRPFHRMRVLD; encoded by the coding sequence GTGGTGCGTCCCTATTTATTTGAGACGTACTCGCTGCCCTCTAATGCAATGGCTGCGACCATTTTAGGGCCCCATCATCGAGGCGTCTGCCCTGAATGCGGAGCCACCAGTTATTACGCAGCCCACGATCCGACTAAAGGTTTACTTCCACAGTTAATGATTTGCGATCATTTTCATGAAGCGAAAGTTTCGGATGCTGATTCTGAAACGTACCCCGATGATGAGATTCTTGTCGCCAAACTTCGGAAACCGGAGCGGTGGGATCTGGCAGTCTTTCAACACCCATACTCGCCGTCTATCCTGCTAACGAAACGCCTGGTGGGATTACCGGGAGAGAAAATCACCATCCAAGATGGAGCGATCTATGCCGATGGCAAGAAACTGACTCCGCCGACTTCGCTGCAAGGACTGAAGTATCATACTGAAATGGAAGACGGGCCCGGACAACCACTGTGGGGCTCCCCCGAACGGCCCGCACAACTGGGAGATGATGAATTTTTCGTACTCGGTGACTTCTCGGCCCGCTCCGCTGACTCACGCACATGGAAAGAAGGAGCCCCCAACCGCGCCTCTTATGCCGTTCCTGAATCACATCTGAAAGGAGTTGTCACGCATATTATCAGACCGTTCCACAGGATGCGGGTTCTTGATTAG
- a CDS encoding alpha/beta hydrolase: MTQIPTVRFGLRILVLCTMVMLSCHGGIAADKPQPDAQLQKLLKRFPAADKNKDGILTRTEAREYRDKIRGSQAKAVKPTYADVKYGDHPRNVLDFYQAKSDKPTPLVIYIHGGGFVGGSKRIHPRQLQLFLDAGMSVAAIHYRFIDGKNVLLPEPQRDGARAVQFLRSKAQEWNIDPKRVACYGGSAGAGISMWIGFHDDLADPNSDDPVKRQSTRIQAIGTMGGQSTYDPIKIKALVGGRAWEHRSIFKAYGVTTAKEALNPTPEQQKRYDESSAITHLTKDDPPLYMIYSEADGPLPENARPGQGIHHPNFGRDLVKKMNELQIENVFVYTPKAKGRDPNREMLEFFQKQFAKAK; encoded by the coding sequence ATGACACAAATTCCCACAGTTCGATTTGGTTTACGAATTCTCGTTTTATGCACGATGGTGATGCTGTCCTGTCATGGGGGTATCGCCGCAGACAAACCGCAGCCTGATGCACAGCTGCAGAAATTATTAAAGCGATTTCCCGCTGCCGACAAAAACAAAGACGGCATCCTGACCCGCACCGAAGCACGAGAATACCGCGACAAGATTCGAGGTTCCCAGGCCAAAGCCGTCAAGCCGACCTACGCGGATGTGAAGTACGGCGATCACCCGCGCAATGTTCTGGATTTCTATCAGGCCAAGTCCGACAAACCGACGCCATTGGTGATCTACATTCACGGCGGCGGCTTTGTGGGTGGCAGCAAGCGGATTCACCCCCGTCAGCTCCAGCTTTTTCTCGATGCCGGCATGAGCGTTGCCGCGATTCACTATCGCTTTATTGATGGGAAAAACGTGCTGCTTCCCGAACCGCAACGCGACGGTGCGCGGGCCGTGCAGTTTCTTCGCAGCAAAGCACAGGAGTGGAACATTGATCCAAAACGAGTCGCCTGTTACGGCGGTTCCGCCGGCGCCGGGATTTCGATGTGGATCGGCTTTCATGATGATCTGGCTGATCCCAACAGCGACGACCCGGTGAAGCGCCAGTCGACCCGCATTCAGGCCATCGGCACCATGGGCGGTCAAAGCACCTACGATCCGATCAAAATCAAAGCACTGGTCGGCGGCCGGGCCTGGGAGCATCGTTCCATCTTCAAAGCCTATGGTGTCACGACTGCAAAAGAGGCATTAAACCCCACGCCGGAACAACAGAAACGCTACGACGAGTCGTCCGCAATCACGCACCTGACCAAAGATGATCCGCCGCTCTACATGATCTACAGCGAAGCCGACGGCCCCCTGCCCGAAAACGCCCGCCCCGGCCAGGGTATCCATCACCCCAACTTCGGCCGCGATCTGGTCAAGAAGATGAACGAGCTCCAGATCGAAAACGTCTTCGTCTACACCCCCAAAGCGAAAGGCCGCGACCCCAACCGCGAAATGCTGGAGTTCTTTCAGAAACAGTTTGCGAAGGCGAAATAA
- a CDS encoding DUF4339 domain-containing protein, translated as MASDWYFKQGDQERGPFTFRDLVEMVREEKLSPETPVRPHYLDEWQRADAIVGLFHMARRDPATLPPVESLISESADEADLDSFLADSSETETTLPDQDAEKPGWLRRLLSLRSSKIPPVQVDAHPVDAHQEIDVDLSLPVAESSAPDSDFQTDSLLEEIPLDELSVAGTAGDPNDDDVSTGAYSDETWASTVNAAVERVDARAPKQEELPPPRQLVPAGSLSFLESPIFRKLMFACAMILCASAGIYGFVSWMGQGKLYFPLIGETSPLLFLVYSAGCFLIIAILGPLFAYIASPYLRFGYKLGAAVVTASLTVLYLLNWSEQQSMIFPSRKPTEAKLVFPIMGECSEFGYWMYFVDVVIFVAVLTYFAAWWLESHADEV; from the coding sequence ATGGCGAGCGACTGGTATTTTAAGCAGGGTGATCAGGAGCGGGGACCTTTCACTTTTCGTGACCTGGTTGAAATGGTGCGTGAAGAGAAGTTATCTCCCGAGACTCCTGTTCGCCCGCATTATCTGGACGAATGGCAGCGAGCAGATGCCATCGTTGGTTTATTTCATATGGCGCGGCGGGATCCGGCGACTCTGCCTCCTGTTGAGAGTTTGATTTCTGAATCAGCTGATGAAGCCGACCTGGATTCCTTTCTGGCTGATTCCAGTGAAACAGAGACCACTCTTCCAGATCAGGATGCGGAAAAACCGGGATGGCTCAGACGGCTGCTTTCATTACGGAGCAGTAAGATTCCCCCGGTTCAGGTCGATGCTCACCCTGTCGATGCTCACCAGGAGATTGACGTCGATCTCAGCCTTCCTGTGGCAGAGAGTTCTGCTCCAGACTCTGATTTCCAAACCGATTCATTGCTGGAAGAAATCCCTCTTGATGAGCTATCGGTTGCAGGGACAGCCGGTGATCCGAACGATGATGATGTTTCGACAGGCGCGTATTCAGACGAGACTTGGGCGTCGACAGTAAATGCAGCCGTTGAGCGGGTTGACGCACGCGCCCCAAAACAGGAAGAGCTGCCTCCTCCCCGGCAGCTCGTACCCGCTGGCAGTCTTTCTTTTCTGGAATCACCAATCTTTCGCAAGCTGATGTTTGCCTGTGCCATGATCCTGTGTGCCAGTGCCGGCATCTATGGCTTTGTGAGCTGGATGGGACAGGGCAAACTCTACTTTCCACTGATCGGCGAGACCTCGCCACTGTTGTTTCTCGTTTATTCCGCCGGCTGTTTTCTGATAATCGCTATCCTGGGACCGTTGTTCGCCTATATCGCTTCGCCTTATTTGCGTTTCGGGTACAAACTCGGTGCCGCCGTGGTGACAGCCAGTCTCACTGTGTTGTATCTGTTGAATTGGTCAGAGCAACAGAGCATGATTTTTCCTTCGCGGAAACCGACGGAAGCAAAACTGGTTTTCCCGATCATGGGAGAATGCTCCGAATTTGGCTACTGGATGTACTTTGTGGATGTTGTAATTTTTGTTGCTGTTCTGACCTATTTTGCCGCCTGGTGGCTGGAGTCCCATGCTGATGAAGTGTAA
- a CDS encoding Imm7 family immunity protein, translated as MLEVYGWVVVRTSRDIFVNATFEELDAIDDIVDLRDAQLWSDLRDRLPTQESSSLRWQFYEHLNNKRGILQFCESTNHRSADTWALMDWIVKHATGSYGLIYVHDDEDIPSNKSYSRGQHDFSNVFRVWRILNGELLELEDPFLSPIVPTINPSEYS; from the coding sequence ATGCTGGAAGTCTATGGCTGGGTGGTTGTTCGAACTTCCCGAGACATATTCGTTAATGCAACTTTTGAAGAGTTAGATGCGATCGACGACATTGTCGATTTGCGTGACGCTCAGCTCTGGAGCGATCTGCGGGATCGGCTTCCTACCCAGGAATCTTCCTCCCTACGTTGGCAGTTTTATGAGCATCTGAATAATAAACGGGGAATTCTGCAGTTTTGCGAATCAACAAATCATCGCAGTGCAGATACCTGGGCTCTCATGGACTGGATCGTCAAACATGCTACTGGCTCATACGGTCTAATCTACGTCCATGACGACGAAGACATCCCTTCCAATAAATCATACAGCAGAGGACAGCATGATTTCTCAAATGTCTTCCGAGTCTGGCGGATTCTCAATGGAGAACTTCTGGAGTTGGAAGATCCTTTTCTGTCTCCTATCGTACCGACGATCAATCCTTCAGAATATTCATAA
- a CDS encoding DUF1559 family PulG-like putative transporter — protein sequence MKCKQRFADIVKMAPHSKSFRRRNGYTIIELLVVTAVISILIALALPAVQSARNSARQLQCLNNMRNAGLGIIQATDTASRFPACGYYGDGTPGTVGSFRSWVVEILPFIDQSNLYNQWDFDKHYLDPVNAPLAETYIPVLTCADDISVVPGQGNLSYVVNSGVGFSALIGGIHDCPIGPRSGKLDLNGNGITCNHSTNGDGTPSDRELFFQMGLFFNETWKGETRAKRHHTMAGLTDGASNTLLISENIRTGYNPARSQSNWASPNPYLTSFYIGYPCLNGTCSEGNVDYNLANSGTSAINGGLDQPEGSSPFPSSLHKGGVNAGYCDGHFQFLSENIDGKVYAALMSPQGQALDGTPLEQ from the coding sequence ATGAAGTGTAAGCAGCGTTTTGCCGATATTGTGAAGATGGCTCCTCATTCAAAATCGTTTCGCCGGAGGAATGGTTATACAATCATAGAACTCCTGGTCGTGACTGCGGTGATCAGTATTTTAATTGCGCTGGCGCTGCCGGCTGTTCAATCAGCACGTAACTCCGCCCGACAGCTCCAATGCTTAAACAATATGCGTAATGCAGGCCTTGGAATTATACAGGCCACCGACACTGCCAGTCGGTTTCCTGCCTGTGGGTATTACGGTGATGGAACGCCGGGCACCGTTGGTTCTTTTCGAAGTTGGGTTGTAGAAATCCTGCCGTTTATTGATCAGTCGAATCTTTATAATCAATGGGATTTCGATAAACATTACCTGGACCCTGTGAATGCCCCTCTGGCAGAAACCTATATTCCCGTCTTAACGTGTGCAGATGATATCAGCGTTGTACCCGGCCAGGGCAATCTGTCTTACGTCGTCAACAGTGGTGTCGGCTTTTCTGCTCTGATTGGCGGCATACACGATTGTCCGATAGGTCCAAGAAGTGGAAAACTGGACCTGAACGGAAATGGGATTACCTGTAACCATTCGACCAATGGGGATGGAACGCCCTCCGATCGCGAACTGTTTTTCCAGATGGGACTCTTTTTTAACGAAACCTGGAAAGGGGAAACTCGAGCGAAACGCCATCACACTATGGCCGGTCTCACCGATGGTGCTTCGAATACCCTGCTGATTTCTGAAAATATTCGCACAGGCTATAATCCCGCTCGATCGCAATCCAACTGGGCTTCTCCTAATCCTTATCTGACCAGTTTTTATATCGGATATCCCTGTCTCAACGGCACCTGCTCTGAGGGCAATGTAGATTATAATCTCGCAAATTCAGGTACGAGCGCGATCAATGGCGGCCTGGATCAGCCTGAAGGGAGTTCGCCTTTTCCCAGCTCATTACACAAAGGTGGCGTCAATGCAGGGTACTGTGATGGTCACTTCCAGTTCCTTTCTGAAAATATTGATGGAAAGGTTTATGCCGCGCTCATGAGCCCTCAGGGACAGGCGTTGGATGGGACGCCGTTAGAGCAATAG